Below is a window of Komagataella phaffii GS115 chromosome 1, complete sequence DNA.
TCTTTCGTGTCTTGATGTCAAATCAGTCCACACACCAAAAGTGACAAAGCTGCATTTATCCCACATGGATCCCTCAATGTTGATTGGGTTTTTAATCACCAGTGAGGATGATTTCAACgattggaaagaaaatattgGGAAGAAAGATCCCTCTCACAAAATTGTTCATATTACTGAAACAAAAGTCTCAGAATCGAcatcaaactttcaattCAACAGCCTTCGCAGCAATTCGATTGCAGATTACGATAATTGCAGTGGCGAAGATTGCGATAGCGCAGCGATTGCAAGCGATAGTGACGATTTTGTTGATCTTGCTGCTGATTTTGCTGTTACTGGTCTTGAACCCAGAACTCATACAGGGGTCGATGACGAAACTAGCTCGGATTATGTCCAACACTTCCCGATTCGAAGGTTTTCGCAACCAGTCATTGTATCCAGAGAAGATGTAGTTCCTACACTTTCGGAGGATAATGGAGTAATTGCCCTAGATGATAAGATGTCTGGGATTTCTGTAGGTAGGTAGGAAAGTAATCTTAAAATCAATTCAGCAGACATCCGACATCGCGATTTCGAATCTTCAGATTCGGCAAAGTGGTTTTTCAGTATCCGTATCTAGGTTCACTCTTTGCATTTCCTACCCGACTATTTCTTGTGAACTTTTCCCATTCCTTCAATGTCAGAGCTTCTCAGCTTTTGTACGGTATGCGCGTCCAATCAAAACCGTTCCATGGAGGCACAcaaattgttgaaagaCGCCGGATACAAGGTTCGTTCGTATGGGACAGGGTCAGCCGTTAGGTTGCCTGGTCCATCTATCGACAAGCCCAATGTGTTCCAATTTGGAACCCCTTACAGCACAATGAGAGAACAATTGATGAAACAAGACGTTCGTCTACATCAGGCAAACGgagttttgaaaatgatcgatagaaatgaaaaaataaaagagGCTCCTCAACGATGGCCCTATATCGGTCAAGAACCACAAACAACAGAAGGTCTAGACTTTGATATTGTGTTTACATGCGAAGAGCGGTGTTTTGATGCTGTAGTAGAGGATTTCATGAACAGATCTTACAACGACACTAGCTCCCAAATTAACAGAAAGTTGATTCACGTAATTAACGTTGAAATTAGAGATGATTACGATAATGCATTGATTGGAGGTCAAGGTATCCTGGACTTGGCC
It encodes the following:
- a CDS encoding Transcription/RNA-processing factor; its protein translation is MSELLSFCTVCASNQNRSMEAHKLLKDAGYKVRSYGTGSAVRLPGPSIDKPNVFQFGTPYSTMREQLMKQDVRLHQANGVLKMIDRNEKIKEAPQRWPYIGQEPQTTEGLDFDIVFTCEERCFDAVVEDFMNRSYNDTSSQINRKLIHVINVEIRDDYDNALIGGQGILDLAQQLEKKMEEANEFNQKPDQKDSTSIQKNYDLFEDSIPDILAAWQKDHPNLPLLYSVCYN